One region of Eupeodes corollae chromosome 1, idEupCoro1.1, whole genome shotgun sequence genomic DNA includes:
- the LOC129941620 gene encoding 3-ketodihydrosphingosine reductase, with translation MNLSLEILFYIAVAIAAHILVYVFVTKKKQKSIFGRHVVVTGGSKGIGLYIAVECAMKGANVTVIARDEKMLKGAVVLLEVLRQSPEQKFNYKSLDISQSYEKVTECFSEIEKQFGEIYMLVNCAGMAICGVFEEVSVEDSRKLMEINYFGTYNCTRHVLPKMKAAKEGIIVITASQAALFGIYGYGAYTASKYALRGMAETISMESRHLGVSVTLALPADTNTPGFENEEKTKPKETKLISGSGGLAQPDDVAKRIVNDALKGSFISIMGFESWLVTLLCGGMFPWGGLFQNIFHALVLGPLRIVGCFLQWHFGRIIRNCAKEKME, from the exons atgaatttatctttggaaattttattttacattgctGTAGCTATAGCTGCTCATATTCTTGTATACGTCTTTGTTacaaagaagaaacaaaaatctataTTCGGTCGGCATGTCGTGGTTACGGGAGGATCCAAAGGAATTGGACTTTACATTGCAGTGGAATGCGCCATGAAAGGTGCTAATGTTACAGTGATAGCTCGTGatgaaaaaatgttaa aaGGAGCTGTTGTGCTCCTAGAGGTCTTAAGACAGTCTCCAGAACAAAAGTTCAACTACAAGTCATTGGACATATCACAGAGCTATGAAAAAGTAACCGAATGTTTTTCTGAAATCGAAAAGCAATTCGGTGAGATTTACATGTTAGTTAATTGTGCTGGAATGGCAATTTGTGGAGTTTTCGAGGAAGTTTCTGTTGAAGACTCAAGAAAGCTAATGGAGATCAACTATTTTGGTACCTACAATTGTACTCGGCAtgttttgccaaaaatgaaggCAGCAAAAGAAGGAATAATTGTCATAACAGCCTCACAAGCAGCTCTATTTGGAATCTACGGGTATGGAGCTTATACGGCATCGAAATATGCACTTCGTGGAATGGCCGAAACAATATCCATGGAATCTCGTCATTTGGGAGTTTCGGTTACTTTGGCTCTACCAGCTGATACTAATACACcaggttttgaaaatgaagaaaaaactaaaCCAAAAGAAACAAAGCTTATATCTGGAAGTGGAGGTCTCGCTCAGCCGGATGACGTTGCTAAACGTATTGTAAATGATGCACTG AAAGGTTCATTCATATCTATTATGGGCTTTGAAAGCTGGTTGGTGACTCTTTTATGCGGGGGAATGTTTCCTTGGGGTGgcctttttcaaaatatattccaCGCACTTGTACTGGGACCACTTCGTATTGTAGGATGCTTCTTGCAATGGCATTTTGGAAGAATTATCCGGAATTGTGCCAAGGAAAAAATGgaataa